Proteins encoded together in one Etheostoma cragini isolate CJK2018 chromosome 11, CSU_Ecrag_1.0, whole genome shotgun sequence window:
- the chpfa gene encoding chondroitin sulfate synthase 2, which produces MRFSAFISVLRSVGPVVIGISLGFTLSLLSVNWTEEACYLHGKEGEDVTVGQDGQLKGARKPNSISSINDGESEEDFEPRIVPYKQVQQSAPKKVFRAKYISTELGMRERLLVGVLTSKNTINTLGVAVNRTIGHHLDTVIFFTGTRNRKVPHGMFVISHGDERLIWNMFQNIKYILDHYINEYDWFYLVQDDAYTEADRIKALVDHLSIDRELYMGSPEEFIGGEMEGKYCSGGFGYLLSRTLLLRLQPFLENCKNDILSSRPDEWLGRCIIDYTDTNCVSEYQGLQYHHYELEKNSDLTKEQSEPFKKALTVHPVSDPELMYKLHRYFTDIELQKTYDEIAKLQEEIKNVSVVAFDGNRSSQWPVGINPPFEPKSRFEVLKWEYFTEEKIYSCIDGSPMCDLQGVDRLDVADVIDVAMIELNKKYRPVLHLKKQQLINGYRRFDPVRGMEYTLDLQLEVVNQKGHSRSVTKRVHLVRPLSRIEIIPMPYVTEATRIHIIIPLTLQDRSYVDHFLEVFASNAFETSENAILTFLFIYDPVEAQQVNQNDIFASVKTQINTYERKYPAVKIPWISVKTETPSQIKFMDIISKKHPVDTLFFLAHVNTNVNSEFLNRCRMNSINNWQVFFPIHFQDFNPDVAYHNQQHPSTVDLVKDAGHFDRRSFDEVCFYNSDYMATRNRMVADVQENEEILETLDIFDMFLKYSGLHVFRAVEPSLHQQYSFQACNPRLSEDIYHRCVQSNLEGLGSRSQLAMLLFEQEQGNST; this is translated from the exons ATGAGATTTTCAGCGTTTATTTCTGTCCTGCGGTCGGTCGGCCCGGTGGTAATCGGCATTTCTTTAGGGTTCACGTTGAGTTTATTGAGTGTAAACTGGACGGAAGAAGCATGCTACCTACACGGCAAGGAGGGTGAGGATGTGACTGTGGGTCAAGATGGGCAGCTCAAAGGAGCCCGAAAGCCAAACTCTATTTCGAGTATCAACGATGGGGAGTCCGAAGAGGATTTTGAACCAAGAATAGTCCCTTATAAACAAGTCCAACAGAGTGCCCCAAAGAAAGTTTTCAG agCTAAATACATAAGCACAGAGTTGGGGATGCGAGAGCGTCTGTTGGTCGGGGTCCTGACttccaaaaacaccataaaCACTCTGGGGGTAGCTGTCAATCGCACCATAGGCCATCACCTGGACACTGTGATCTTCTTCACCGGCACGCGCAACCGCAAAGTCCCTCACGGCATGTTTGTCATCTCTCATGGAGACGAGAGGCTGATCTGGAACATGTTTCAGaatatcaaatacattttagacCATTACATCAATGAGTATGACTGGTTTTACTTAGTCCAAGATGACGCATACACAGAAGCTGACAGGATCAAAGCCTTGGTGGACCACCTGAGTATAGATCGAGAGCTTTACATGGGCAGTCCTGAGGAGTTTATAGGAGGAGAAATGGAAGGGAAGTACTGTTCCGGAGGGTTCGGGTATCTCCTGTCACGTACCCTGCTCCTCCGACTCCAGCCCTTCCTGGAAAATTGTAAGAACGACATCCTGAGTTCAAGGCCCGATGAGTGGCTCGGAAGATGCATCATTGATTACACGGACACAAACTGCGTCAGTGAATATCAG GGGCTTCAGTACCACCATTATGAGTTGGAAAAAAACTCTGATCTGACTAAAGAACAGAGTGAACCTTTCAAGAAAGCTCTGACTGTCCATCCAGTGTCTGACCCTGAACTGATGTACAAGCTGCACAGATACTTCACTGACATTGAACTCCAGAAGACTTACGATGAGATTGCTAAGCTGCAG GAAGAAATAAAGAACGTCAGTGTGGTTGCTTTCGACGGCAACCGAAGCTCCCAGTGGCCCGTGGGGATCAATCCACCTTTTGAACCAAAATCTCGGTTTGAAGTGTTGAAGTGGGAATACTTTACAGAGGAGAAGATTTATTCATGCATCGATGGCTCTCCAATGTGTGATCTGCAAGGTGTTGACCGCTTGGACGTGGCTGATGTCATTGACGTAGCCATGATAGAGCtaaacaagaaatacaggcCTGTCTTACATCTGAAGAAGCAACAGCTGATTAATGGATACAGGCGCTTTGACCCCGTCAGGGGCATGGAGTACACCTTGGACCTTCAGCTGGAAGTGGTGAACCAAAAAGGTCACAGCCGTTCCGTCACTAAGCGAGTTCATCTGGTGCGACCTTTGAGTCGGATTGAGATAATCCCCATGCCCTATGTCACTGAAGCCACAAGGATTCACATCATTATACCTCTTACTCTGCAGGACCGGAGCTATGTTGACCATTTCCTGGAAGTCTTTGCCTCAAATGCTTTTGAGACCAGTGAAAATGCCATCCTAACATTCTTGTTTATTTATGACCCAGTGGAGGCACAGCAAGTCAATCAGAATGATATATTTGCCAGCGTGAAAACTCAGATAAACACTTATGAACGCAAATACCCTGCAGTAAAAATCCCTTGGATAAGTGTCAAGACAGAAACACCATCCCAGATCAAATTCATGGACATCATCTCCAAGAAGCACCCAGTTGACACGCTGTTCTTCTTGGCTCACGTCAACACAAATGTCAATTCAGAATTTCTGAACCGCTGCCGCATGAATTCCATAAACAACTGGCAGGTGTTCTTCCCCATCCATTTCCAGGACTTCAACCCGGATGTGGCCTATCACAACCAGCAGCATCCTTCCACAGTCGATCTGGTCAAGGACGCAGGCCATTTTGACCGTAGATCATTTGACGAAGTGTGTTTTTACAACTCGGACTACATGGCGACACGCAACAGAATGGTGGCAGACGTCCAGGAGAACGAGGAGATTTTAGAAACCCTGGACATCTTCGACATGTTCTTAAAGTATTCGGGTCTGCACGTATTCAGGGCGGTGGAGCCATCATTGCACCAGCAGTATAGCTTCCAAGCCTGCAACCCGCGACTAAGTGAAGACATCTATCATAGGTGTGTTCAGAGCAACTTGGAAGGTCTCGGTTCTCGCTCCCAGCTCGCCATGCTGCTGTTTGAGCAAGAACAAGGAAACAGCACTTGA